The Amycolatopsis jiangsuensis nucleotide sequence GGGGATCCGGGTCCGCGTTCGGCTCCGGAGACACCGGTGAGTCCGGCCGAATTCGCCGCAAGCGCCACACCCACACCCTCGCCTCCACCCACACCCTCGCCTCCACCCACACCCTCGTCCCCACCCACAGCCGCGCCCCCACCCACAGCCCCGGCGCCTCCACCCACCCCCACGCCCTCCCCGTCGCCAAAACCGACTCGCGCCAACGGCACCCGCGCGAAAGCCCGTGCCAAAGCCGCGTCCTCCCCGCGAGCTGCGCGGGTGGTTCCGGTCGGGGCTCCGACTCGGGGCACCACCAACCCCAACCGGTTGCGGCGGGTGGATCGGTGGCTTGCCGCCGATCCCGCTGTCACGCGGTTGCTGCGGCGGAGCGAAAGTCCCCTTGTCGTCGATCTCGGTTACGGGGCGTCGCCGGTGACGACTGTGGAGCTGGCGCGGTGGCTGGCTCGGGTCCGGGGTGACGTGCGGGTGCTCGGGCTCGAGCTCGATCCCGAACGCGTCGCGCTCGCGCGGACGGCCGCGGATCCGCCGCGGCTGGACTTCCGCCGCGGAGGTTTCGAACTCGCCGGGACGCGACCGGTGCTGGTGCGCGCGTTCAACGTCCTGCGCCAGTACGCCGAGCACGAGGTCGAAGGCGCCTGGCGGCTGATGCTCGACGCGATGCCCGCCGGCGGGCTGCTCGTCGAGGGCACCTGCGACGAGATCGGCCGGCTCGTCACCTGGGTCACCGTGGCCGCGGGCGGACCGGTGTCACTCACCCTCTCGCTGCGCCTTGCTGAACTGGACCGTCCGTCCACAGTGGCCGAACGCCTGCCGAAGATCCTCATCCACCGCAACGTTCCCGGCGAGCGCATCCACGCTCTCCTGACCACTTTGGACGCATGCTGGGCCACTGCCGCACCGCAGCGCGCGTTCGGCGCCCGCGCCCGCTGGGCCACCGCGGTGGCGATGCTGCCCGGCCGTGGCTGGCCGGTGCTGGGCCGTCCCGACCGCCGTCGGGCCGGGGAGTTGACCGTGCCCTGGGAGAGCGTCGCGCCCCGCTGACCCCCACCTGTTCACCAGTCCCACCCCGTCGGGTCATCCGGTGGTGACCTTCGGTGATCACGATGGACGGGTGGAGCTGCTGGAACAGGTCACCGGATTGCTGCGCGGCGCGCTGGGTTCGCCGTGGCTGTGGGCACTCGTGTTCGCCGTGGCCGGTCTGGACGCACTGTTGCCGTTCATGCCGAGCGAGACGACTGTAGTGACGGTCGCGGTCCTGCTCGGTCCCGATCCGGGACGCCTCGCGCTGCTGACAGTCGCCGCGGCCACCGGCGCGTGGGCCGGAGACTGCCTCGGGTACGCCGTGGGTCGCGCTGCCGGCCCGCGGGCACTCGCGCGCCTACAGCGGGGACCTTCCGGACGACAGCGCTACGAGTGGGCCAGTACGCAGGTGCGCAGACAGGCACCGTTGCTGATCATCGCCGCGCGGTACCTCCCTGGCGGCCGCGTAGCGAGCGCCTTGGCCAACGGCAGTCTCGGCTACCCGCTTCGCCGCTTCGTGCCGTTAGACGCACTGGGCGCGACGCTGTGGGCGGTCTACAGCGCGCTGATCGGCCTCGCCGGCGGCGCCGCCTTCGCCGACCGGCCGGTGCACGGCTTGCTGCTCTCGTTCGCCCTCGCGCTGGCGTTGGTCACGCTCATCGAATTCGGCAGACGGCTTCGCGCCAGGCGGCTACGGTCGGTGCATGGACACTCCGCATCTGCTGGAGGCAATCGACGTCCACGCGGACCGGCTGAAGACGGCGGCGTTGACGGCCGGCCCGCACGCGCCGATCCCCAACTGTCCGAAGTGGACAATGGCCGACCTGGTGACACACCTGACCGAGGTGCTCTCCTACACCATCGACGCGATCACCGGCCACCACACTGAGCGCCGGCCGACCGAATGGCCGGACCTGCTCGGCCACTGGGACGGCGCCCGGCTCGTCGTGCGGGACATCCTGCGCCTGCCCGCGGACCACCCGGTCGCCTCGCCGTTCCCGCACGGCGGCACCATCACCGTCGGCGACTGGACCCGACGGCTGGCGCACGAATTCGCCATCCACCGGCTCGATGCGGAAAGTGCCCTACCCACGCCTCGGCGAACCCGCTTCCCGACGGGTTTCGCCGAGGACGGCATCGACGAGTATCTGGCCTTCCTGACGCCCCGCCGGGCCCCGTCCCCCGAACGCGACGGAGTCGTCGAGGTCCGCGCCGGCGACCGCGGCTGGACCGTCGTCCTGCGCCGTGGGCAGGGGCCGCAGCTGGACGAGAGCACCCCAGGCACCCCGGACGTCACCCTGACCGGCCCTGCCGACGACGTCTACCGCGCCCTCTGGGGACGCCCGCACGCCGCCGGCATCGTCGGCGATGACACCCTCCTCGACCCCCTCGCGGCGCCCTGACCAGCCGGTAACGGAGAATGGACGCGTGCCAGACCCCCAGCGTTACGTGCTCACCTTCGGCTGCCCCGACCGCACCGGGATCATCGCGCGCATCTCGGGTTTCCTCGCCGAGCACGGCGGGATGATCGTCGAGGCCGCCTACCACACCGACCCGGATTCCGGCTGGTTCTTCACCCGCCAGGTCGTACTGGCCGATTCACTGCCGTTCGACGTCGCCGAGCTGCGCGAGCGGTTCGGCGTGGTGGCCCGCACGCTCTCGGCGGAGTCGAACTGGCAGGTGTTCGACACCGGGCAGCGCCCGCGGGCGGTCGTACTCGTCTCGAAGGCCGGCCACTGCCTCTACGACCTGCTGGGCCGGGTCGCCTCGGGGGAGCTGGACGTGGACATCGCGGCGGTGGTCGGCAACCACACCTCGCTCGCGGACATCACCCGCGCCCACGGCATCCCGTTCCACCACGTACCGTTCCCCGCCGGCGATCCGGCCGGCAAGGCGGACGCGTTCGCCGAGGTCCGCAAGCTGGTCGACGCGCACGATCCGCAGGCGATCGTGCTGGCGCGCTTCATGCAGGTGCTGCCGCCCGGGCTGTGCGAGGCATGGGCCGGGCGCGCGCTGAACATCCACCACAGCTTCCTGCCCTCGTTCGCCGGCGCGAAGCCGTACCACCAGGCGCACACGCGCGGCGTCAAACTGATCGGCGCCACCTGCCACTACGTGACCGCGGACCTCGACGCAGGCCCGATCGTGGAGCAGGACGTGATCCGCGTGGGGCACGGCGATTCGGTCGACGACCTGGTCCGCAAGGGCCGCGACATCGAGAAGGTCACCCTCGCGCGTGGCCTGCGCTGGCACCTCGAAGGCCGGGTTCTGGTGCACGGCAACCGAACCGTGGTCTTCTGACACCTCGTGAGTGGCGAGCCTGGACTCGCCACTCACGAGGGTGGATCAGGCGCCGATCGTCGAAGCGTCGATCACGAAGCGGTAGCGCACGTCGCTGTTTTCCACCCGCTCGTACGCGGTGTTGACCTGGTCCGCGGTGATCGTCTCGATCTCCGCGCCCACGCCGTGTTCCGCGCAGAAGTCGAGCATCTCCTGCGTCTGCGCGATGCCGCCGATCATCGAACCGGCCAGCATCTTGTTGCCGCCCAGCAGCGAGAAGGCGTTGTACTCCAACGATTCCGCGGGCGCGCCGACGTTCACCATCGCACCGCCGACACGCAGCATGCCGAGGTAAGCGTCGATCGGCAGCTTCGCCGACACGGTGTTGAGGATGACGTCGAACCGGCCGGCCAGCACCTCGAAGGTCGACTCGTCGCCGGTCGCGTAGTAGTCCTTCGCGCCGAGCTTGAAGCCGTCCTCCTGCTTCTTCAGGCTCTGGCTGAGCACGGTGACCTCGGCGCCCATCGCGACCGCCAGCTTGACCGCCATGTGCCCGAGCCCGCCGAGACCGACCACCGCGACCTTCTTACCCGGCCCGGCACCCCACTGGCGCAGCGGCGAGTAGGTGGTGATGCCCGCGCACAGCAGCGGAGCGGCGACATCGAGCCCGATGCCCTCCGGAATCCTGCACACGAAGGCGTCCTTCACCACCACCTGGCGGCTGTATCCGCCGTAGGTGTTCTCGCCGTCGAAGCCGACCCCGTTGTACGTCTGCACGTTGCCCTTGACGCAGAACTGCTCCGTGCCGGCCCGGCAGTACTCGCACTCACCGCAGGAATCGACCATGCAGCCGACGCCGACCCGGTCGCCGACCTGGTACTTCGTGACCGACGAGCCGACCGCGGCGACGACCCCGGCGATCTCGTGCCCTGGCACCATCGGGAAGATCGACGACCCCCAGTCCTCCTTGACCTGGTGGAGGTCGCTGTGGCAGATGCCGGCGTAGGCGATGTCGATGAGCACGTCGTCCGGCCGCAGGTCACGGCGCTCGATGGTCGTCGGGGCAAGTTGGGCGCCCGGAGCCGCGGCGGCGATGGCGGACGTGGTCGTGGTCATGAAACCCTCCTCGAGAGTCCCGGGAAGCCCGGGGACCGAATGGATGTAAGAACCCTCTTACATCGTCTATCGTAAGAGGGGTCTTACATTTGCGCGACCGAGATCGGGTGTGAGCTGCGACATGCCGGGCAAGTACCACCATCGCGACCTGCGAGCCGAACTGGTGCGCGTCTCGCTGGACCTGATCGCCGAGTGCGGCATCGCCGCGTTCTCGGTCGCGGAGGCCGCCCGCCGGGCGAAGGTGTCCTCCGCCGCGCCGTACCGGCACTTTCCCGACCGCACGGCACTGCTCGCCGCGGTGGCCACCACGGCCGCCTGCCGGTTGCGAGACGACATCGAGGAAGCGGTGGCCGCGGAAACGGATCCGGTGGCGCGAGGCGCCACGATCGCCGCGGTGCACACCCGGTTCCTGATCGACACCCGCATCGGCCTGCAGGTGATCTACGCCGAGGGCCTCGGCGACCCGAAGTACACCGAATTGCACGAGGCCCGCCGAGACCTGGTCGACGCGTTCCTGATGCGCTGCATCGACATCACCCACGATCCGGCGACCGCGCTCGAGCTGATGGAACAGCTCAACACCCAGGCTTTCGGGTACGGCGAGCTCTACCTCAACGGCGTCAACCGGCGGCTCGGGTACCCGCCGGAACAGGTCGCCGCGAAGTCACGCCGGGCCGCGCGCATCGTGATCGAGGCCTATCAGGCGGGGAACCCGTCGACCGCACCGGCCGATCCGTGGTGAGATCACCGGGAGCCCAGCGCAAGGAGGCACCGTGCTCTGCGTGTTCGACGTCAACGAGACCCTGCTCGACCTGACCACCCTCGATCCGCTGTTCACCGAGCTGACCGGTTCGCCCACCGCTCGCCGGGAATGGTTCGCGCTCTCCATCCACACCGTGCTCGCGGTCACCGCGACCGGCGGCTACCGCGACTTCGGCGAGATCACCGCACAGGCCGCGGCCGACGTCTGCGCACAGTACGGCCACGAACTGACCGATCGCGACCTCTCCCGTCTCCGCGAGGGGCTCGCCGCCACGCCCGCGCACCCGGACGCGGCCGAAGGCCTCGACCTGCTGCGCCAGGACGGCCACCAGCTCGTCGCGCTGACCAATTCGCCGCTGGCCACCGGCGAAACGCATCTGCAGAACGCCGGCCTTGCCACGAAACTGGAGCGGATCTTCTCCGCACAGCAGGTGAGCCGGCTCAAGCCCGCGCCCGAACCGTACCGGCAGGTACTGCGCGCCTACGGGGTCGAACCCGGCCAAGCCGTGATGGTCGCCGCGCACGGCTGGGACATCGCGGGCGCGCAGGCCGCCGGATTACGCACGGCGCTGCTCGTCCGGCCCGGCGTGCGGCCGCTGCCGGGCGCGCCCGCAGCCACCTACACCGCGGCGAGCGTGCCCGAACTGGCGCGGGCGATCGACGTCAGTCACCGCTCCGGCCCGAAGTAGGAACCACTCAGAGCCGCACCAGCATCTTGCCGGTGTTGGCGCCGTTGAGCAGGCCCAGGAACGCCTGCGGAGCGTTGCGGATGCCGTCCACGAACGTTTCCGAGTACTTGATCTCGCCGGAGGCCACGAGCGGGGCCACCTCCGACAGGAACTGCTCGCGCAGGTGCCAGTGGTCGAGCACGAGCATGCCGCGCATGGTGATCCGCTTCGCGACGAGCTGCATCAGGTTGCGCGGCGCCGGATTCGGCTCGGTGGCGTTGTACTGCGAGATCATCCCGCACACCGCGATCCGGCCGTGCAGGTTGATCGATGCGATGGCGGCCTCCAGGTGCTCCCCGCCGACGTTGTCGAAGTACACGTCGATGCCCTCGGGCGCGGCGGCGGCCAGCTGCTCGGCGACCGGACCGTCCTTGTAGTTGAAGGCCGCGTCGAAGCCGAGGGTTTCGGTCAGGTAGCGCACCTTCTCCGCCGAACCGGCGCTGCCGATCACTCGCTTGGCACCCTTGAGCCGCGCCAACTGTCCCACCAGCGAACCGACCGCACCGGCCGCGCCGGAAACGAACACCGTGTCGCCCGGCTTGAACTCCGCGCTCTCCAGGAGACCGGAATACGCGGTGAGCCCCGGCATCCCGAGCACGCCGAGGTAGGTCGAAAGCGGCGCTGCCGAACCGTCCACTTTGGCCACGCGCTCCGCGTCGACAATCGCGTGCGTACGCCAGCCGAGCTGGTGCAGCACGTGGTCGCCCGGCTCGAATCCGTCCACAGTGGATTCCAGTACTTCGCCGACCGCGCCGCCGAGCATCGCCTCGCCCACCACGAACGGCGGCGTGTAGGACTTCACGTCGTTCATCCGGCCGCGCATCGCCGGGTCCACGCTCATCACGACGTTGCGCACCAGCAGCTGCCCCGGACCGGGCGAGGGCACCTCGATGTCGACGATGTCGAAGTTCTCCTGCGTCGGGGCGCCGTGCGGGCGGGCGGCGAGCCGGATCTCGGTCGCCTGGGTCGGTGCGTTCACCGGCGGACTCCGTTTCCTGAGACTGAACTCGAACCGGGGCGTACGCCCCGTATCACTCGGCGCAACGGCGATGCCGGGGTGCACATTCCCCCGCCCCGGACGGTGTGGCAGGCGCTACACGATCTCCGCGAGCTTGCCGAGCACGCCGTCGTGAATTCGCTTCAGGCCGCCAGGGGCGAAGGTCTTCTCGAAGAAGCCGCCGATGCCGCCGGCGCCGTCCCAGCTGGTCTGGATGCGCACGCGGGAACCGGCACCGGACTCGGCGACCGTCCAGGTGGTGACCATGCTGGAGTTCGCGTCGGTCTCCACGAAGGTGCCCGGCGCCGGCTCGGTGACCGTGGCCGCCACGTCACGCACCCGCTTCGAGGTGGCCTGCAGTTTCCAGCTCGCCTTCGTGCCGGCCCCGACACCGCCCTCGGTGACCTCGTAGTCGCGGTAGTGCTCGGTGAGCAGCTTCGGCCGGGTCTCGGAGTAGTCCGCGACCAGCTCACGCACCCTCTCCACCGGCGCGTCGATCGTGCGCTCCACGGTGGCCGTGACCTTTGCCATCTCGTCCCTCTCTTCGGTTTCCGCCACGACCACCCTTGCACACACGAGCGGACGAGGGCCGCCCGGGAGAACCCCGGACGGCCCGTTTTCACCCTGCGGTGTGCTCAGCCGAGACCCTGCTGCGACAGCCAGTCCCCGGCCACGTCGCCGGCCTGCTCGCCATCGGAATCCACGCGGGCGTTCAGCTCGCGCATGGCGTCCGTGGTGAGCTTCGCGCTGACGGCGTTGACCACCTTCGCGAAGTCCGCACCACGCTGGTCGAGCACCTTCCGAGTCACCGCGGGCACCACGTTCTCGGTCGGCACGATGGCGAGATCGTCCTTGAGCGCCACGTACTTCGGGTCGCCGACCAGCGGGCTGACCGAATCGACGGGGATCACGGTGACCGATCCGGAGTCGAGCTGCTGCACGCGCGGGCCGGCCTCCTGCACGGTCTGAAACGTGGCGTTGGCCAGGTGGTACACGTCCTTGAAGCCCTGGAAGCACGGCAGCCGCTTCTCGCACTCCGGCGGACCGGCCATGACGACCTTGTCGAGCTTCTTCAGGTCGCTGATCGTGCTGATGCCCTTCTCCTTGGCGAGATCGGCCTTCACCACGTAGGTGTTCTTGTTCTCCGCCGCGGCGTAGTCGAGCAGCCCGATGCCGTCGGCTTCGAACAGCTTGGCCAGCTGCTCGTGTTCGCCCTTGGCGTCCTTGACGGTGTCCTTGCCGAAGCCGGTGGTGATCGCCGCGCCCTGGTACTCAGGAAGGAACTGCAGCTCACCGGACTTGAGCGACGGGTAGATCAGCTCCCGCGAGCCGAGGTTGAGCTTGCGGGCGACCGGATAGCCCTTCGCCTCCAGCGCGCCCGCGTAGATCTCGGCGAGGATCTGGCTGTCGGTGAAGTTGAACGAGGCCACGACGATCGGTGCACCGCCCTTGCTCGGCGCGGCCGGCTGGTCACCGCTCCCACCACCGCCGCAGGCGGTCAGGCCGACGACGGCCACCGCCGCGAGCGCGGCCACTCGGATGCTTTGGGTCCACCGCACGGGCCCCACACTCCTCATTTCACCCAGTAGAGGGACTGACCCTAACTGTGCGCCACGACAGAAACCACATACCGGGAATCAACGTCACTTGATCTCAATCCACGGAACTTCGGCGCCCGAACGGGGTAGCCTCACCCAGTGCACGCGTCCTCGGTGACCCCGCTGCTCACGCAGAGCAGCCGGCCGATCTTCGAATGGCGATGGGTCGAACGCAACGCCGACGCCATCGTCGAGCGGCTCGGTGAACACATTGCGCTCACCGCCACCGCACTCGGTGCCGGACTGGTGGTGTCACTCGCGCTGGCCACGCTCTGCCTGCGGTTCCGCTGGTTCTACCCGCTCGTACTGGGTACCGCCGGTGCGCTGTACGTGATTCCGAGCCTGGGAGCGTTCGCGCTGCTGGTGCCGTTCTTCGGGCTGTCCTTCACCACGGCGGTGATTCCGTTGGGCACCTACACCCTGCTGATCCTGATCCGCAACATCGTCACCGGCGTGCAGCAGGTGCCGATCGAGGTGCGCGAAGCCGCGGTCGGCATGGGCTTCACCCGGCGGCGGCTGTTGTGGCAGGTGGAGCTCCCGCTCGCGTTGCCGGTGGTGATCGCCGGCCTCCGGGTGGCCGCGGTGACCACCATCGGCCTGGTGACCGTCACGTCGTTGCTCGGCATGGGTGGTCTCGGGTACTTCATCCGGGCCGGAATCCAGACCACGACGCCGAACCCGAGCCCGATCATCGTCGGCATCGTGCTGTCGGTGGTGCTGGCGGTGGTCGTCGACCTGCTGCTGTGGCTGAGTGAACGGGCGCTGGCCCCGTGGGCGCGGAGGGTGCGGTGAACGTCTTCACGCAACTGGGCCAGTGGCTGGCCGATCCGGACCGGTGGAGCTGGACGGATCCGGCGGGCATTCCGTACCGGACCGTGCAGCACCTGTGGTTTTCCGCGCTGGCGCTGGTGATCGCGGCGTTGCTGACGATTCCGCCCGCCCTGTGGCTCGCGCACTACCGCCGCGGCGCGTTCCTGGCGAGCAGCGCGGTGAACATCGGCCGCGCGATCCCGAGTTTCGGGTTGATCATCCTGTTCTGGTTCCTGGCCAGCCGCTGGGAAGTGGACACGGATTTCTGGCCGCTGCTGCTGGCGCTGGTCGGGCTGGCCCTGCCGCCGCTGTTCACCAACACCTACGCCGGCGTGGTCCAGCTCGACCAGGAAGTCGTCGACGCGGCACGGGGGACGGGCTACCGTGAACGGCAGATCATGTTCCGCTTGGAGCTGCCCCTGTCGTCCCCGGTGATCGTGGCAGGCGCGAGGGTGGCGTTCCTGCAACTGGTGGCCACAGTCGCGATCGGCGCGATAGTCAACGACGGAGGCGGCCTGGGCCGCTACATAGTCGACGGCTTCGCCGAAGGAGCAAGAGGCTACGGCGAAATCTTCGGCGGCGGCATCGCAGTCGTGGTCCTCGCGCTGGTGTGCGAAGGACTGTTCTCGCTGCTGACAAAGCTGGCCACCCCACGAGGACTGGCCCTCCAACAGCTACGACGCGCTTCGTGAGCCGTTGGCTGTTGCTTTGACGCGCTTTTGTCGCGGCTCTTGGTTGCGGGTGTCTCGCCTTCCGGCTCGTTGTCACGGCGGCTGCTTCGCTTCGCCACTCTTTGTTGCGCTTCCGGCCACCGATACCGCCTACCGCCGCCCGTCACCGCCGCAATCGCGCTCATGCTGACCCATCAGCCATGTCTACGCCCACCGCGACGCGTCGCCGGGGCTGTGCCACAGCGGTTTGGAGCCCCAGCGCAGCCCCTCAACACCGCCGCTTGCCCCACTGAGGCCCGCCACCACAGCACGTCCGAATGACCACCTGGCCCGTCTCAACACGGCGCCTCCACCGCGCCCGGCGGCGCCACACGACGCCCACTCCCACATCCACAGCGCACGCCCCCGCCGCGCCCTGCGCCCACACACGGCACCTCCCTCACCGCGCACGCCCTCACCGCGCCCGGCATCGCCTCACCGCACCCACGCCAGCCTCCGCCGTGCTCGGCGTCCCCACACGGCCCAACCCCCACCTCCACCGCGCAACCGTCCACCGCAGCCCACCCGGTCGCGCGCGATCCGTCCCACCGCTGCCAACCGGACCCGAGCCCGTACCGGCAGTCAGCCCGGCCGCGGCAACGACCCGTCTCGGCAAGCCTCGGCCACCCGTTCCACGTCCACCCCGAGCGGCCGGTCCACCGGAATCGGTTCCACCGTCTCCGCGAGCCAGGCGTGCGCTGCGCGCAAACCCGGCGCCGCCCGGTGAGGTTCCGGCACCAGATACCGCGCCTGCCGGATGGCGATCAGTTCACAAGCCGTGATCGCGAACAGATGCCTCACCGCGTCCTCCAGCTCCGCGCCGGCCGCCCACGCAAACGCTTGCACATCCTCCTGCCCTGCCGAAGTGTCCAGCGAACCCAGCG carries:
- a CDS encoding maleylpyruvate isomerase N-terminal domain-containing protein; its protein translation is MDTPHLLEAIDVHADRLKTAALTAGPHAPIPNCPKWTMADLVTHLTEVLSYTIDAITGHHTERRPTEWPDLLGHWDGARLVVRDILRLPADHPVASPFPHGGTITVGDWTRRLAHEFAIHRLDAESALPTPRRTRFPTGFAEDGIDEYLAFLTPRRAPSPERDGVVEVRAGDRGWTVVLRRGQGPQLDESTPGTPDVTLTGPADDVYRALWGRPHAAGIVGDDTLLDPLAAP
- a CDS encoding TetR/AcrR family transcriptional regulator → MPGKYHHRDLRAELVRVSLDLIAECGIAAFSVAEAARRAKVSSAAPYRHFPDRTALLAAVATTAACRLRDDIEEAVAAETDPVARGATIAAVHTRFLIDTRIGLQVIYAEGLGDPKYTELHEARRDLVDAFLMRCIDITHDPATALELMEQLNTQAFGYGELYLNGVNRRLGYPPEQVAAKSRRAARIVIEAYQAGNPSTAPADPW
- a CDS encoding haloacid dehalogenase type II — translated: MLCVFDVNETLLDLTTLDPLFTELTGSPTARREWFALSIHTVLAVTATGGYRDFGEITAQAAADVCAQYGHELTDRDLSRLREGLAATPAHPDAAEGLDLLRQDGHQLVALTNSPLATGETHLQNAGLATKLERIFSAQQVSRLKPAPEPYRQVLRAYGVEPGQAVMVAAHGWDIAGAQAAGLRTALLVRPGVRPLPGAPAATYTAASVPELARAIDVSHRSGPK
- a CDS encoding SRPBCC family protein → MAKVTATVERTIDAPVERVRELVADYSETRPKLLTEHYRDYEVTEGGVGAGTKASWKLQATSKRVRDVAATVTEPAPGTFVETDANSSMVTTWTVAESGAGSRVRIQTSWDGAGGIGGFFEKTFAPGGLKRIHDGVLGKLAEIV
- a CDS encoding NAD(P)-dependent alcohol dehydrogenase: MTTTTSAIAAAAPGAQLAPTTIERRDLRPDDVLIDIAYAGICHSDLHQVKEDWGSSIFPMVPGHEIAGVVAAVGSSVTKYQVGDRVGVGCMVDSCGECEYCRAGTEQFCVKGNVQTYNGVGFDGENTYGGYSRQVVVKDAFVCRIPEGIGLDVAAPLLCAGITTYSPLRQWGAGPGKKVAVVGLGGLGHMAVKLAVAMGAEVTVLSQSLKKQEDGFKLGAKDYYATGDESTFEVLAGRFDVILNTVSAKLPIDAYLGMLRVGGAMVNVGAPAESLEYNAFSLLGGNKMLAGSMIGGIAQTQEMLDFCAEHGVGAEIETITADQVNTAYERVENSDVRYRFVIDASTIGA
- a CDS encoding ABC transporter permease, which encodes MHASSVTPLLTQSSRPIFEWRWVERNADAIVERLGEHIALTATALGAGLVVSLALATLCLRFRWFYPLVLGTAGALYVIPSLGAFALLVPFFGLSFTTAVIPLGTYTLLILIRNIVTGVQQVPIEVREAAVGMGFTRRRLLWQVELPLALPVVIAGLRVAAVTTIGLVTVTSLLGMGGLGYFIRAGIQTTTPNPSPIIVGIVLSVVLAVVVDLLLWLSERALAPWARRVR
- the purU gene encoding formyltetrahydrofolate deformylase — its product is MLTFGCPDRTGIIARISGFLAEHGGMIVEAAYHTDPDSGWFFTRQVVLADSLPFDVAELRERFGVVARTLSAESNWQVFDTGQRPRAVVLVSKAGHCLYDLLGRVASGELDVDIAAVVGNHTSLADITRAHGIPFHHVPFPAGDPAGKADAFAEVRKLVDAHDPQAIVLARFMQVLPPGLCEAWAGRALNIHHSFLPSFAGAKPYHQAHTRGVKLIGATCHYVTADLDAGPIVEQDVIRVGHGDSVDDLVRKGRDIEKVTLARGLRWHLEGRVLVHGNRTVVF
- a CDS encoding ABC transporter substrate-binding protein, which translates into the protein MRWTQSIRVAALAAVAVVGLTACGGGGSGDQPAAPSKGGAPIVVASFNFTDSQILAEIYAGALEAKGYPVARKLNLGSRELIYPSLKSGELQFLPEYQGAAITTGFGKDTVKDAKGEHEQLAKLFEADGIGLLDYAAAENKNTYVVKADLAKEKGISTISDLKKLDKVVMAGPPECEKRLPCFQGFKDVYHLANATFQTVQEAGPRVQQLDSGSVTVIPVDSVSPLVGDPKYVALKDDLAIVPTENVVPAVTRKVLDQRGADFAKVVNAVSAKLTTDAMRELNARVDSDGEQAGDVAGDWLSQQGLG
- a CDS encoding ABC transporter permease: MGAEGAVNVFTQLGQWLADPDRWSWTDPAGIPYRTVQHLWFSALALVIAALLTIPPALWLAHYRRGAFLASSAVNIGRAIPSFGLIILFWFLASRWEVDTDFWPLLLALVGLALPPLFTNTYAGVVQLDQEVVDAARGTGYRERQIMFRLELPLSSPVIVAGARVAFLQLVATVAIGAIVNDGGGLGRYIVDGFAEGARGYGEIFGGGIAVVVLALVCEGLFSLLTKLATPRGLALQQLRRAS
- a CDS encoding class I SAM-dependent methyltransferase, whose translation is MRRVDRWLAADPAVTRLLRRSESPLVVDLGYGASPVTTVELARWLARVRGDVRVLGLELDPERVALARTAADPPRLDFRRGGFELAGTRPVLVRAFNVLRQYAEHEVEGAWRLMLDAMPAGGLLVEGTCDEIGRLVTWVTVAAGGPVSLTLSLRLAELDRPSTVAERLPKILIHRNVPGERIHALLTTLDACWATAAPQRAFGARARWATAVAMLPGRGWPVLGRPDRRRAGELTVPWESVAPR
- a CDS encoding NADP-dependent oxidoreductase; translated protein: MNAPTQATEIRLAARPHGAPTQENFDIVDIEVPSPGPGQLLVRNVVMSVDPAMRGRMNDVKSYTPPFVVGEAMLGGAVGEVLESTVDGFEPGDHVLHQLGWRTHAIVDAERVAKVDGSAAPLSTYLGVLGMPGLTAYSGLLESAEFKPGDTVFVSGAAGAVGSLVGQLARLKGAKRVIGSAGSAEKVRYLTETLGFDAAFNYKDGPVAEQLAAAAPEGIDVYFDNVGGEHLEAAIASINLHGRIAVCGMISQYNATEPNPAPRNLMQLVAKRITMRGMLVLDHWHLREQFLSEVAPLVASGEIKYSETFVDGIRNAPQAFLGLLNGANTGKMLVRL